ACAAGGGCGAACGGATCGCAGCTCACAGGCGATCGAGTGGCAATGGCAAGCACACGACGACACCGGAGCACATGCCATCTTCCCATCGGCGGTTTGCCGACCGGACGATCGAGCGTATCAGCCGCGAGGCGTCGGCAATCGGATCGGACGTCGCTTTGCTCTGCGACCGCATTCTCGCCGACCGCCCGCATCCCGAACAGGGCTACAGAGCTTGCCTAGGCATTATTCGGCTCGTCAAAGCTTTTGAGCGGGAAAGGGTCAATGCGGCCTGTGGCCGGGCATTGGAAATCGGCGCGCGAACCTATGGATCGGTGCGCTCCATCCTCGACAATCACCTGGATGTGTTCCGTCAACGTCGAACGCGCCTAGTTTGATGGCACTGATTTTTGGGTTCCAGTCGTTTCAATCGGTATGACCAACCCCATTGAGAGAAGTCGTCTGACGCAATCTCGGCTGTTGGCTCAATCTAGTTATGCCAGGTAGCTGTCTGACGCAGGTTGAACGTTAGACAACCACCTCTAGCCTGCCTGAGCGCGACTGTGTCGCCGCGGTTGAGTGCCGCCAGATGGCTTCGATTTTTCCTATTGGCCAGCCCGCCTAGGCAGTCAGAAAATGTAAAGCGGAGACAGTTACACCCGGTTGTGCCGCTATCCACACAACGGTTAATCCTTGTGACGCCGCCCCCCTCGACCTCAACTCAAGTTGAGGTTGTACGAATTTTGAGATGGTCGCCCTGATTTCAAAGGCACCACTTCAGAGGAGGGTATCTTGGTCACATATTTTCGCTATTCGAAACCCAAATATCCCTGCGGAACACGTTTTATTGGAGCCGCCGTTTTGCAGTTGCTCGGTGCTGGATTCTTGGCGTTCGTCTTTTGTCTGCTGGATGGGCTCACTGCAAAACCAACGATAATTCTCGGTCAGTTTGTATCATGCCTAGTGGGGAGCGTCGCCGGCTTTCATTTCGTGGCTTTTCGTCGCCCAGGCACGGACGGCCAACTTTACCTTATCGCGACGTCGCTCTTGGCATTTGGGACCCATTATTGGCTGGTGTCATATTCATTACCTGACCTTTTGCTAGCAAGATTGATTTCAGGATTTGGATCGGGTGTGGTTGTTGCAGGAACTTTCCGACGTCGCTTTCTGGAAAATCCGGTAATTCCCTGCGTTCGATAGACACATATTGCTTTTTTGGATGACGTGTACTTTTCCGGTCTTGGAATAGCGGGATTATGAGGAAGTTGGACGCCCCGTGATTTCACTGAGTTAACGTACCTTGGAATACAGGAAGGCGTCTCGCGGCATATTCGAAAAATTGGGGTGAAAAAGGTACCGTCGAAGCACGGCCTCCTTTGTCATCCCTACTTTTTCCATCACTCTTGCTGACGCCGTGTTCAGAACGTCGCAGGATGCTTCGGTGCGAAAGATGCGCGGATGCGATAACGCGTGTTCTACAGCGAGTTGAACGACCTCGCTTGCAACACCCCGGCCCCACCAGGTTCTTCGGACAAGCCACCCGTAAGAGACCTTGTGGCCCATCGGACGTGCATCAATACGGCCGATTAGTTCATGTGGCCGTTCGCGATGGCAGATGACAGCTGGAAACGATGTACCTGCATTCCACGCACTATAATTTTCTTCAATCGCCCGCTGTGTCTGGCCAAGCTCGGAGTGGGGTTTCCACGTCAGGTACTTCGTCACCTCGGGATCGGTGTTCCACCCTTCGAAAATAGCTTCAGCGTCTGTGGGTACGATGCGTCTAACGAGAAACCGAGTGGTAAAAAACTCTTCGGGAAGTCTGTATTTGTCCGCCACTAAAAATCGCCCTATGTCATCGTTTAGTTTGCACAGAAAATATGGTCCAAACACGTGAGATCAATGACCGTCTTTGGCGTAGCGGCATGATGAGTTCGCTCGGCGCATATCTAACACTGGAGACTACCCGCGGATACGGTCAGCGATAAGCTTCAATCATCGATTTCGTAACATCCTGCGCGAAACAGATTGGCTTCCTGTGCACGACGGCTCGTGCTGCTGGACCGGAGTGTCTTTAAGCCATGCCTTACGCGCCTTTTATGATGTCGCAGATGCCCTTGCGGATGACGTCTTTGTCGGCGATCTGTCCTGCCTGAATATTGAAGACAGCATCGATCCGGACAGCGGCGCCTTTCTGGCGGGCGACAACCCGCAGCGTCTGAATCCTGCCACTTCCGCTGGTTTCCTGATGGGCATCGATTGACGACAGTGCCTTGTTGATCTGGATACCTGAAAAACCTTCTGCCGCGACGGCCTGGGCGAGCTTTTGAAGGACAGCTGGTGCTTTGGCTTTCGGCAGTTCCTGAAAGGATTTGTAAGAGACAGCCGTGACCATCGGTACGCCTGAGACGGTGAAGTTTTTCTCGCACGATGCTGCGAAGGCCGGGC
This is a stretch of genomic DNA from Agrobacterium fabrum str. C58. It encodes these proteins:
- a CDS encoding GNAT family N-acetyltransferase, whose translation is MFGPYFLCKLNDDIGRFLVADKYRLPEEFFTTRFLVRRIVPTDAEAIFEGWNTDPEVTKYLTWKPHSELGQTQRAIEENYSAWNAGTSFPAVICHRERPHELIGRIDARPMGHKVSYGWLVRRTWWGRGVASEVVQLAVEHALSHPRIFRTEASCDVLNTASARVMEKVGMTKEAVLRRYLFHPNFSNMPRDAFLYSKVR